From a single Osmerus mordax isolate fOsmMor3 chromosome 14, fOsmMor3.pri, whole genome shotgun sequence genomic region:
- the hadh gene encoding hydroxyacyl-coenzyme A dehydrogenase, mitochondrial: MSFFTHQITRGLSSSAVRNVVIKHVTIIGGGQMGAGIAQVAASTGHSVVLVDTSEDILQKAAKGIEGSLKRVVKKKFADKPEAGAEFIQKVMQNVSTSTDAAAVVQGTDLVLEAIVENLKVKQGLFAGLDKVAPEHTIFASNTSSLPITDIASSTSRLDRFGGLHFFNPVPMMRLVEVVATSATSQESFDSLLNFSKALGKTPVSCKDTPGFIVNRLLVPYMMEAIRLHERGHGSKEDIDIAMKLGAGYPMGPFELLDYVGLDTAKFIIDGWCAMDPGNPLFGQSPMLNKLVAEGKFGKKTGEGFYKYK; the protein is encoded by the exons ATGTCTTTCTTCACACACCAGATAACCAGGGGGCTTTCGTCCTCAGCAGTGAGAAATGTCGTGATCAAGCATGTTACGATCATCGGCGGTGGACAGATGGGCGCAGGAATCGCACAG GTCGCTGCGTCCACCGGCCATTCGGTGGTGCTGGTGGATACGTCAGAGGACATCCTACAGAAAGCTGCCAAAGGCATCGAGGGTAGTCTCAAAAGGGTGGTGAAGAAGAAGTTTGCTGACAAACCTGAG GCAGGTGCAGAGTTCATTCAGAAGGTGATGCAGAACGTTTCCACGTCAACGGACGCCGCTGCGGTGGTCCAGGGAACCGACCTGGTTCTAGAGGCCATCGTGGAGAACCTGAAGGTCAAGCAGGGGCTGTTCGCTGGCCTGGACAAAGTAGCTCCAGA ACACACCATCTTCGCCAGCaacacctcctccctgcccatCACAGACATCGCCAGCTCCACCTCCAGACTGGACCGCTTTGGGGGCCTCCACTTCTTCAACCCGGTCCCCATGATGAGGCTGGTGGAGGTCGTCGCCACCTCGGCCACCAGCCAGGAGAGCTTCGACTCCCTGCTGAACTTCAGCAAAGCTCTGGGGAAGACGCCCGTCTCCTGCAAG gacaCTCCTGGCTTCATCGTGAATCGCCTGCTGGTTCCTTACATGATGGAGGCCATCAGGCTACATGAGAGAG GCCACGGATCAAAGGAAGATATTGATATTGCCATGAAGCTGGGGGCAGGTTATCCCATGGGACCCTTTGAGCTGCTGGACTACGTCGGACTGGACACGGCTAAATTCATCATCGACG GTTGGTGTGCGATGGACCCCGGCAACCCCCTCTTTGGCCAGAGCCCCATGCTCAACAAGCTGGTGGCAGAGGGCAAGTTCGGCAAGAAGACCGGAGAAGGATTCTATAAATACAAGTAG
- the cyp2u1 gene encoding cytochrome P450 2U1, translating to MLVEDLQRTSMLSHIILALTVFVAVYCVYAFHKRQDYSNIPPGPKPWPIVGNLGGFLIPSFVSKRFAGKHDVNVPKKTIIMSPQVGFMEQAKVYGNMYSIFVGSQLVVVLNGYDVVRDALSNHADVFSDRPDIPAISIMTKRKGIVFAPYGPVWRQQRKFCHTKLRSFGFGTLSLEPSILQGLAMVKSELLRLNDGYEGVDLTPMISNAVSNVICSVSLGQRFHHEDREFRTLLDLMARGLEISVNSAAVLINVFPFLYHFPFGVFRELRRVESDITAFLKNIIVRHKETLDPANPRDLIDMYLVEIQAQESSGERETSFSEDYLFYIIGDLFIAGTDTTTNSILWILLYMVLYPEVQERVQAEMDQVLGPGRPPSLSDRGRLPYTEATIMEVQRMTVVVPLAIPHMASHTTEFRGYTIPKGTVIVPNLWSVHRDPAVWDQPDLFNPGRFLDDQGRLHRTEHFMPFGIGRRVCMGEQLAKMELFLMITSLLQAFRFSLPPGKTPPSLDGRFGLTLAPGPYTVCVAPRH from the exons ATGCTTGTGGAAGATCTACAGCGTACGTCGATGTTATCGCACATCATTTTGGCCTTGACTGTCTTTGTTGCCGTGTACTGTGTCTACGCATTTCACAAACGCCAGGATTATTCAAATATCCCACCCGGTCCAAAACCATGGCCGATAGTGGGCAACCTTGGTGGCTTTCTGATACCTTCATTCGTGTCGAAGAGATTCGCAGGCAAACATGATGTAAACGTCCCCAAGAAAACAATAATAATGTCTCCGCAGGTTGGCTTCATGGAGCAAGCCAAAGTGTATGGGAACATGTACAGTATTTTTGTCGGTAGTCAGCTCGTGGTTGTGCTGAACGGTTATGATGTCGTCAGGGATGCTCTCTCCAACCATGCCGATGTGTTCTCCGACAGACCGGATATCCCCGCCATATCAATAATGACCAAGCGCAAAG GGATAGTTTTCGCACCTTACGGGCCAGTGTGGCGACAACAGCGGAAGTTCTGCCACACCAAGCTCCGCAGCTTCGGCTTCGGCACGCTGAGTTTGGAGCCCAGCATCCTGCAAGGTCTCGCCATGGTCAAATCTGAACTTCTCCGCCTTAACGACGGATACGAGGGCGTGGACTTAACCCCGATGATCAGCAACGCCGTGTCGAACGTTATCTGTTCGGTTAGCCTCGGGCAGCGCTTTCACCACGAGGACCGGGAGTTCCGGACGCTTCTGGACCTGATGGCGCGAGGGCTCGAGATCAGCGTCAACAGTGCCGCCGTTCTCATCAAcgtctttccttttctttaccACTTCCCGTTCGGCGTGTTCAGAGAACTACGGCGAGTGGAAAGCGACATAACCGCGTTTCTCAAGAACATCATCGTCAGGCACAAGGAGACACTAGACCCTGCCAACCCACGGGATTTGATAGACATGTACTTGGTGGAGATACAAGCCCAGGAGtcttctggagagagagagactagcttCTCTGAGGACTATCTCTTCTATATCATAGGGGACCTGTTCATAGCAGGCACAGACACCACCACCAACTCCATATTGTGGATCCTGCTCTATATGGTGCTGTACCCGGAAGTTCAAG AGCGGGTGCAGGCAGAGATGGACCAGGTGCTGGGTCCAGGCAGGCCTCCGTCCCTGAGCGACAGGGGAAGGCTGCCCTACACGGAGGCCACCATCATGGAGGTGCAGAGGATGACTGTGGTGGTCCCGCTGGCCATCCCACACATGGCCTCCCACACCACAG agTTCCGAGGTTACACCATCCCCAAGGGGACGGTGATCGTCCCCAACCTGTGGTCGGTGCACAGGGACCCTGCGGTCTGGGACCAGCCTGACCTCTTCAACCCCGGACGCTTCCTGGATGACCAGGGGAGGCTGCACAGAACAGAACACTTCATGCCCTTTGGAATAG gccgCAGAGTGTGTATGGGGGAGCAGCTGGCTAAGATGGAGCTGTTCCTGATGATCACAAGCCTCCTCCAGGCCTTCCGCTTCAGTCTCCCCCCAGggaagacccccccctccctggacgGCCGCTTCGGCCTCAccctggcccccggcccctACACCGTGTGTGTCGCCCCCAGACACTAG